A part of Pseudomonadota bacterium genomic DNA contains:
- a CDS encoding TolC family protein: protein MIDIMAKYSLAALLWSVIFVSPAAAQTPLALTLEQDPETEYLEEIREPSNPNALGLIELLDRSSNSVPKILEARENINSRRARALAAEGAFDRQLSSLSRSRAAGFYGLTFIDNKLATPLRNIGGEVYGGYRISDGDFPVYEDEYVTLGFGELNFGASIALLRDRQIDSRRMTLRDRAIEIEMAELDYVLASIEVQHDAMIAYWNWVAAGQQLIIFRDLQDLATNRTGALSTRIQEGDLADIELVENQQRVFSRRERVIRAEQVLNNAALALSFYFRDKTGEPVVPGRELLPSGFPIPETESRNLTSDVGAALDRQVELALIDRRLELASNRRALGRNELLPQVDLEMKVARDFGGGSVTRDETDLFVGFEVSVPLERRKAKGEIAAAEADIRALEQRRKNISDQLIARIGQLANTIEAAQTSARLASGELRLAERLEAAERLRFREGASSFFLLNQREDARAEARLKQVNALALYQRAVTDYLAITADTTALRVRL from the coding sequence ATGATCGACATTATGGCGAAATATTCGTTGGCAGCGTTGCTATGGAGCGTGATCTTCGTCAGCCCCGCGGCGGCCCAGACGCCGCTTGCCCTGACTCTGGAGCAGGACCCGGAAACCGAATATCTTGAAGAGATTCGGGAACCTTCCAACCCAAATGCGCTTGGCCTGATCGAACTCCTCGATCGCTCGTCAAACAGCGTTCCCAAGATTCTCGAAGCCAGGGAGAACATCAATTCTCGGCGGGCGAGGGCGCTCGCCGCTGAAGGGGCCTTCGATCGACAGCTGTCGAGCCTCAGCCGCTCACGGGCTGCCGGCTTTTACGGTCTGACTTTCATTGACAACAAGCTCGCTACGCCGCTGCGCAATATTGGTGGTGAGGTCTACGGCGGTTACCGGATCAGCGACGGCGACTTCCCGGTCTACGAAGACGAGTATGTCACCCTCGGCTTTGGCGAGCTAAATTTTGGTGCCAGCATCGCGCTGCTGCGAGATCGCCAGATCGACAGTCGTCGCATGACACTGCGGGACCGGGCTATCGAAATCGAGATGGCCGAGCTCGACTACGTGCTGGCCAGCATCGAGGTGCAGCACGACGCCATGATCGCCTACTGGAACTGGGTGGCGGCGGGACAGCAGCTCATCATTTTTAGAGACTTGCAGGATCTGGCGACCAACCGAACGGGCGCGCTGTCGACCCGGATTCAGGAAGGCGATCTCGCCGACATTGAGTTGGTCGAAAACCAGCAACGCGTTTTTTCCCGCCGGGAGCGCGTCATCAGAGCGGAGCAGGTTCTCAACAACGCGGCGCTGGCCCTGAGCTTTTACTTTCGCGACAAAACCGGCGAGCCCGTAGTGCCCGGACGCGAACTGCTGCCAAGCGGCTTCCCCATACCGGAAACCGAAAGCCGCAATCTGACGTCGGACGTCGGTGCAGCGCTGGACCGGCAGGTTGAGCTGGCTTTGATCGACCGCCGCCTCGAGCTGGCCTCCAACCGTCGCGCGCTGGGGCGGAACGAGCTGCTGCCCCAGGTAGATCTGGAGATGAAGGTGGCTCGAGATTTCGGCGGCGGCAGCGTGACGCGAGACGAAACGGACCTGTTTGTAGGGTTTGAGGTGTCGGTGCCTCTTGAGCGACGCAAAGCCAAGGGCGAAATTGCGGCGGCTGAGGCGGACATCAGGGCGCTTGAGCAACGGCGAAAAAACATCTCCGATCAGCTGATTGCCCGGATCGGGCAGCTGGCGAATACGATCGAAGCCGCGCAGACCAGCGCCCGGCTGGCGTCCGGGGAGCTGCGGCTGGCCGAGCGCCTGGAGGCGGCGGAACGCCTGCGATTCCGCGAGGGGGCCAGCAGCTTTTTTCTGCTGAACCAGCGCGAGGATGCACGCGCCGAGGCTCGCCTCAAGCAGGTCAATGCTCTGGCGCTCTATCAGCGCGCCGTCAC